TACTTAAGTAAACAGTAGCTTTTTCCTCTCGCCACTGTGTgtgatttttacttttaatttttctggAATTAAGTTGATGTACAGAAATTCAGTGTGTACTGCAAAGCTCGTTAGTGTAGACGTATAAACTTGTATTTACCAAATGTAGGGAAatatgcataaaaataataagcaattttaaatgttttaatcaaCGAGATTTATAGCTCCTCGGCTATTTGCAGTGTAAATCCCTACACTCTTTGTGTAGGTCTCTATGAACACAAACTTTGATCAGAATTATTATTATGGTCTCTTTAGAAATGTCGATGTGTGTCGAGGTGTGATTTCTAGAACACCCAGTGAGATCCTGTCTGTCGGACATACGAGAACACAGCGGCCGAGTTCTTATCCACCCACAAAAGCAAAATATTTGGATCCAAGGATACATAAAGTGGTTGAAGTAATCTTGAATACaacataataatatttacacATCTGTTTATTTATTCGTGTTAGGTACTTTTTACAGGCAAAATTTGTCAACAGCTTATCCTTGTTGGAGATACATGTGAACAGCAATACCCTCGCTATAGTGTTAGAGTGTAGTGAAGGCCTGGTCTTTCACGCAATGTTGGTTATTTATTTTCCATGTCAACACTGTTAATTAAGGGGTTTTCCTGTAAGCTTAACTAGGTACGAAGCTGTCTTGCATTTATAGTTGGGGTCACAAACTTTCTCAccagaaacataaaataaaatgcaagaaCGCTACCGGAATGAATCTACATGAAAAGCCGCTCAAATAATGGCAACGAAAACAAAATGACAGTGAGACAGAATCTTAAGGGAGGAGGAGAttccatattggtttcaacagttttttttttttttttttttagtttgaatattgAAAACTATCTTTCGTTAATGCAGAGATTGCACACTGTGAGATTTTCATATAACATTACATAGAGTCTATTTACTGCATTATTACAGATGAAGTCACTAAAAAAGTACTTAAAGGTCAATGATGACACTACAGGCAGGAGCACTCGcaatatttcatttataatgaGGGGGTTAGAACTAATTTTCCCGCTGTTTACTATAAAATTCTttacttttgttggtgggaatgattttatttttaatttccatgtaggggGGTGGGTGGTAAAGATTACATATACTTTTGCAACTTATGTACCCTacttgtttttttcccctttaaatattgtttttattttatttttttaatatatatattttttttagaaacaatgCTCTTACTTTATCTTGTAGAGCTTcttaagatattttttatttattttccaattgtttacaatttttgaaatgtttacattagtcaaaataccgcaaatatatttaaaattactagatgcactcacacacaaTGAATGCTgcatttcctgtttaatttagtaaattgtAGTcgaagcgtaaaaaaaaaaactatttgtagagacctgcaaaattcgcggattcattaggtgataggctagaattcaaacacatatacctcttagataattttgctattggtttactgttcatctggacgaatctcaaccagttataaaccctcaaccaaagaaggatcgaatcacagacaaaccagctgagacgacttacaagtcggcagccaatgaacttgcgttatttgcccgagtgtgcaggggtatgtgcagtctatcctgaaggccatcgaaaccgcgaattttgcaggtctctactctaTTTGTGCCAGTGACTATCCACCAACTGCTGTGCCTCGCTCGAAGGAACGCACGGGGAAACTGTTGGAAGCGAGATGGCGTCGTGGAGGGGCGTGGAGGGGCGTGGAGGGGAATGGAGGGGTATGGAGGGGCATGGAGGGGCATGGAGGGGGAATGGAGGGGCATGGAGGGTCGTGGAGGGTCGTGGAGGGGCATGGATGGGTAATAGAGGGGAATGGAGGGGAACGTAGGGGAATGGAGGGGCATGGTGGGGGAATGGAGGGGCATGGAAGGGGAATGGAGGGGCGTGGAGGGCATGGATAGGTAATAGAGGGGAATGGAGGGCAATGGAGGGGTGTGGAGGGGCATAGAGGGGTGTGGAGGGGCGTGGATGGGTAATAGAGGGGAATGGAGGGGTGTGGAGGGTCATGGAGGAGCGTGGTGGGAGGTGGAGGGCATGGAGGGGTGTGGAGGGTTATGGAGGGGCATGGAGGGGCGTGGAGGGAGGTGGATGATCGCGGCGGGGGTCGGCTAGATGGCCTGGCCAGCATCACGCGCCTGCGCCTCGCGCTCGGCGGCGATGCGCGCGTGCTCAGCGGCGATGCTCTGGAACAGCTGCTCGTGGCGCAGCTTGGCGCCCGCCACCACGGGCGTATCAGCCACGGGGTTGCTCAGCACCGGGTGGAAGCCCTGCTCGTCCGCCACGTAGTCCACCTGCCGCACCTGGAAGCGCGGGTCCACGTACGCGTACGAGCCTGCGGACCACAAACACCGACACCTCTTCTTAGCCAGGGGCGATGTGACGGCAAGTTCCCCTCGTAATCGACTACCCTGTTTGGCCTGACCCATTCAGGACGCGTCTGCTTCGACGCTGGGTGTGCTGGCAGCAGACATCAGCCTGAAATAAACCCCAGTTAACCACGAAACACGGACAGTGCTGCGAAGCTTTAAGACACAGCTGGTCTGCATGGTCCCAAGTTCGCCGCTAGCTCGTGCATCTTCGTGCAATGAGGTATAACCTTGGCCCAAATTAGCATAGTTTAAATCTATTTTTTAAGAtagaggagttagtcatggcttcaatcgctgccgtggctggccaatcctcgaGCAGAGAACAccatgcatgcgaccctcttcctgcatggctaatcccagcgtGACCaggcgtacaggcttcggcctgagatgcacctaggtccctccatAACCAGGACCCCTCCTACAAACACACTTATTTATGATTAGGTTACAAGAAAGTTCATGATCGGAATttaaaattctatatttaattttgatgtcACTTACTTAACTTATTTAAACTTACGATTAAGTTACAATCACCTAGACGTGCGAAAACCTACTCtcccattaactttttttttaaaagttgaatattttttgggtttaaatatttatttatttttcagtaaaaataatcattaatttgtatttagccatttaaaatcataaacattcTGTGGATTTTTAATGCATAGgtaacattatttctttttcggAAAGAAATTAATCGatatcacatagtagccagtaaaattgactttaaatattaaaagttccatttttatattccatttaattTTCCTCGTCCATAATACACAAATACGTTGAATGCGACTTTGCCAGCTAATAATGCAAAATTTATGcgcgctatatatatttttttttatttttattttttttaaattcgactACTCAAAATTTTTGGAATGTTTAACCGTGTGGaacataaatatgaaataatgaccCGCGGACGGGACATACACTCTTACGAACATTCTTTCATTgcgagtttttatttatttaacagacATGACACAACCCGGGTAGAGTTTTACAACAGCAGTGTGGCgggggggtgggaagggggggggggtggaactgGCAAGATGCGTGAACaacacggggacgcaccacaacgccgaaataccacaatgccgcgaaatgccaaattgaccacaacgccgacagctagaaaactgctgtgtaccataacgccgaaatacactaacgccgaaaaatgtcattgtaggactgccacaaaggttaggttaggttagactaggttaggttagactaggttaggttaggctaggttaggttaggctaggctagaataggctaggttaagttaggttaggttatattacgctaggttaggttaggtaaggttaggtttgattgtggtatttctgcgttgaggtacatttaagaaacacacacaaatgcattcagttgttatttcggcgttgtggtaacgaccccgtgAACACGAGGGCTACTCGCGCGTCGTGAAGCTCACCGTAGACGCGGCCGCTGCCGTCGCCCGCCTCGGAGTGCGTGCGGTCCACGTGACCCGGGTAGCGGCCCGCCACGTAGCTGAAGGAGTAGGGCACCGGCGGCGCCGGCGGCTCCTCCGTCGTCTGCAGCGCCGTCGCCGGCACCACCATGACGACCAGCGCCACCAGCTCCACCAGCACCATCTGCACCACCAGCTGCGGGCAGCGTCGTCACACTCACTCCCTTCACGACCCGCGCACCACGCCCGGAACAGTTTCCACATTGTTGAAGGGGATCCCGTGAGTGCCAGTGGCGGatctaggattttggtttgggaggggcttgacccagctgaggctaggctttatcaaggcaaacactaaagcaatagtggacccagatgcttttggagggggcttgagccccttagccaccccccctctcccttctggatccgctactgcgtgAGTCCTATGCTTACCGTCTACGTAAATAAAAATTGTGAGCGTTGCGttcataataatattatatctcagaaagttcttcaccgactgctttgaaattttgaaacaacgttgcattcgaatacgcacgtatttatttataactaagtcacacctgtgacaggtaaaaatatagataaaaatattgataGGTAATATTTTGGATATacttaatattttcatattagaaTTGCTATagaagtatatacatatatatgtatatatacgtatattgAGGAGAGTTATAgagttgtgtgtgtatatatatatatatatatatatatatatatatatataaagggagagagatgctttgttaatgtgtacctacttgaaaataattacaaaaaaataattaattgaggcattgcaacgcatgctgggcattagctagTGTTAAATAAGTCAAGTTTATGTTTCTGTTACTTTACAGCCAATTAAGACAATATTCTTAAGTTTATACAACTAATgtagtaaatttttttgtattgacttaagtataaacttaaaataaaaatgaatagaagtaactatgatttttttcaaatattaaattttcacacaaaacatCATTTCAATTATATGAATaactgtattattattttacctaagtatgtaaataaatgtaaaataaaacaacCGAACAAGTTTAATATTGTTATATTTGATAGTTTTCCAGATAAAGGATCATTAGTTGCAAAAAAAGGTCCATTTGagaaattcaaggtcaaagtgtAAACCCCTGAAGTGAATTagtatttttgtaagaaattaaattatttttgtatgaaattaaaatttaaacacgAATTACTATGCTGCATggataaataatacattttaatcaGAAAAAACTAAGCAATGCAATAAATGTTTCCGAAATagtcaaaaaaatttctttctctAAAGGTCCAAAAATGCaggtgaaaacaattttttttgtaattacagataatatttttattaaagaatTTACACTTAAACATACTCATCCACAATAAAATCGCATTACATAATATTGTGATAATACTAAACTGAAcccaaaataataacttataaactAACGTCCAGACATTATAAACGTCTAAAGAATAAACAAACATGTGTAATGAacataagaaataataataaatgtaatacaATGACAGAACAGAAAAGTAAATATGCACATAACACATATGCTACATCTAAATATGCACATTGCACGTACATCTAAATAAACACCTACTTATAATTATCCTACAGGAGTAAATATAACACAATTTTAATCAGAAAAAACTACCAAAGTTGATAAACTCcgaccgtttgaccgatcgccataaaTTCtagcacatcaaagtgtttttcatggagaaggttttaatgctatccattttttaatttttttgtaactcgccgctagatggcgctgcagcgcattaaATT
Above is a genomic segment from Bacillus rossius redtenbacheri isolate Brsri chromosome 7, Brsri_v3, whole genome shotgun sequence containing:
- the LOC134533954 gene encoding cuticle protein 16.8 isoform X2, with the protein product MEPDAGRSRYNKLVVQMVLVELVALVVMVVPATALQTTEEPPAPPVPYSFSYVAGRYPGHVDRTHSEAGDGSGRVYGSYAYVDPRFQVRQVDYVADEQGFHPVLSNPVADTPVVAGAKLRHEQLFQSIAAEHARIAAEREAQARDAGQAI
- the LOC134533954 gene encoding cuticle protein 16.8 isoform X3 — encoded protein: MKLVVQMVLVELVALVVMVVPATALQTTEEPPAPPVPYSFSYVAGRYPGHVDRTHSEAGDGSGRVYGSYAYVDPRFQVRQVDYVADEQGFHPVLSNPVADTPVVAGAKLRHEQLFQSIAAEHARIAAEREAQARDAGQAI
- the LOC134533954 gene encoding uncharacterized protein LOC134533954 isoform X1; its protein translation is MEPDAGRSRYNKVASLTFQPVPCHERREFPRVKLVVQMVLVELVALVVMVVPATALQTTEEPPAPPVPYSFSYVAGRYPGHVDRTHSEAGDGSGRVYGSYAYVDPRFQVRQVDYVADEQGFHPVLSNPVADTPVVAGAKLRHEQLFQSIAAEHARIAAEREAQARDAGQAI